In Gigantopelta aegis isolate Gae_Host chromosome 14, Gae_host_genome, whole genome shotgun sequence, the following proteins share a genomic window:
- the LOC121388713 gene encoding LOW QUALITY PROTEIN: F-box/LRR-repeat protein 8-like (The sequence of the model RefSeq protein was modified relative to this genomic sequence to represent the inferred CDS: inserted 1 base in 1 codon) — MASECKDTWNTLPEHIVVRILSYLPQYDRYVAGLTCSYWQSCFKSPYLWQKFLFSFQNPSDEKQISCVTSLGHHMKYVSIELDQFEAYNRTNACRVLNELAALKEKKLVALTIRFTGENPLFYAGLEFVDSLNCVFGDPGNTACKNVVGLTFVDLSGLTIAYDDIVIDILSENNPHLEYLNIQNSNLVCKVTPDSITRLVQRCKHLQYLFVYHYSVCDHTLLALAEQDTRSIKHLSIICRREQKFSEDLSEEAWSSLIMSCPNLRVTLGFDHTCPLFRVSEIMKPAIPVSVLRLETFTTIFEEVRLATIXAAILDLCSKCHQLQSLLVYCVLDKETVDAILEMKPEMKQRGSYILKWELEPEPWIVGYEDDSIPEQLLNI; from the exons ATGGCATCCGAATGCAAGGACACATGGAATACCCTTCCGGAACACATCGTGGTCCGAATTCTATCATATCTGCCACAGTATGACCGATACGTGGCAGGCTTGACTTGCAGTTACTGGCAATCTTGTTTCAAATCACCTTATTTGTGGcagaaatttttattttcgtTTCAAAATCCCTCAGACGAAAAACAGATTAGCTGTGTGACATCCCTAGGTCATCACATGAAATACGTCTCTATAGAACTTGACCAGTTTGAAGCTTACAACAGAACAAATGCGTGTCGTGTGTTAAACGAACTGGcggctttaaaagaaaagaaacttgtCGCTTTGACAATCCGCTTCACAGGAGAAAACCCCTTATTCTACGCAGGATTAGAGTTCGTTGATTCTTTAAATTGTGTGTTTGGGGACCCTGGTAACACTGCGTGTAAAAACGTTGTTGGCCTGACGTTTGTTGATTTGAGTGGTTTGACAATCGCTTATGATGACATTGTCATAGACATACTGTCAGAAAACAATCCCCATTTAGAATACTTAAACATTCAGAACAGCAACCTAGTCTGTAAAGTGACTCCGGACTCGATCACACGTCTTGTTCAACGTTGTAAACACCTGCAATATCTTTTCGTCTACCATTACAGCGTCTGCGACCACACACTACTCGCTCTGGCAGAGCAGGACACGCGATCGATCAAACACCTGTCCATCATTTGCAGGCGTGAACAGAAGTTTAGCGAAGACCTCTCCGAAGAGGCTTGGTCTTCTTTGATAATGAGTTGTCCGAATCTTCGAGTGACCTTGGGATTCGACCATACATGTCCTCTGTTTAGAGTTTCAGAGATAATGAAGCCTGCAATCCCAGTGAGTGTGCTTAGACTGGAAACGTTTACTACGATATTTGAAGAGGTGAGGCTGGCTACCA CGGCCGCCATTTTGGATCTGTGTTCCAAGTGCCACCAACTGCAGTCTCTGTTGGTGTACTGCGTTTTAGACAAAGAGACGGTCGATGCGATTCTAGAGATGAAACCCGAGATGAAGCAGAGAGGAtcgtatattttaaaatgggaACTGGAGCCGGAACCATGGATCGTAGGATATGAAGATGATTCTATTCCGGAACAGTTGTTAAATATCTGA